From a region of the bacterium genome:
- the murC gene encoding UDP-N-acetylmuramate--L-alanine ligase encodes MVKLRKTRHIHFVGIGGIGMSGIAEVLANLGYEVTGSDLVLSDTTRHLVQVGCQVTAGHAAENVGEADVVVISSAVKDDNPEVIAARHEGIPVVPRAAMLNELMRMKYGIAIAGSHGKTTTTSMVATIMAEAGLDPTVVIGGKLGSLGTNARLGEGDFLLAEADESDGSFLQLTPTIAVVTNIDNEHMDYYGTFDELRSAFRRFLDKVPFYGRAILCVDDIDVAGMLADLERPVITYGLTAQADVRASDIAHEGFTSTYVASLGAETLGEVRLPVPGVHNVYNSLAAIAVGLEMEVPFEVIARALASYSGTQRRFQKKGEAKGISIYDDYAHHPAEISATLGAARIGWKGRVIALFQPHRFSRTRDLLQDFGMAFHNADRVLVCDIYAAGEKQVDNLTGENVAGSITNHGHRSAEYVGPWDEAVKIAVDELQEGDLLLTLGAGDIWKAGEQILERLGK; translated from the coding sequence ATGGTCAAATTAAGAAAAACAAGGCACATCCACTTCGTCGGCATCGGCGGCATCGGCATGTCCGGTATCGCAGAGGTCCTGGCCAACCTGGGTTATGAGGTCACCGGGTCCGATCTGGTCCTGAGCGACACCACCAGGCATCTGGTGCAGGTGGGCTGCCAGGTGACGGCGGGTCATGCCGCTGAGAATGTGGGAGAAGCCGATGTGGTGGTTATCTCTTCGGCTGTCAAGGACGACAACCCGGAGGTCATAGCTGCCAGGCATGAGGGAATACCGGTGGTGCCTCGTGCCGCAATGCTCAACGAACTCATGCGGATGAAGTACGGGATCGCCATAGCAGGTTCCCACGGTAAAACCACCACGACCTCCATGGTGGCCACCATCATGGCCGAAGCTGGTCTGGATCCCACTGTGGTCATCGGCGGGAAGCTGGGCAGCCTGGGGACCAACGCGCGCCTGGGTGAAGGGGATTTTCTCCTGGCCGAAGCTGATGAGAGTGATGGTTCCTTCCTTCAGCTCACTCCAACTATCGCAGTGGTGACAAACATAGATAACGAACACATGGACTACTACGGTACCTTCGACGAACTGAGATCAGCCTTTCGCCGTTTTTTAGACAAGGTGCCTTTTTACGGGCGCGCCATTTTGTGTGTAGATGACATAGATGTGGCGGGGATGCTGGCTGATCTGGAACGGCCTGTCATCACCTACGGCTTGACCGCTCAGGCGGACGTAAGGGCATCGGATATCGCCCATGAAGGGTTTACATCTACTTATGTGGCGTCGCTGGGCGCTGAAACTCTGGGTGAAGTGCGGCTGCCGGTACCTGGCGTTCATAACGTTTACAACTCCCTGGCTGCCATCGCGGTAGGACTGGAGATGGAAGTTCCTTTCGAAGTGATCGCAAGGGCTCTTGCCTCCTATTCAGGGACCCAGAGACGGTTTCAGAAAAAAGGGGAAGCCAAAGGGATCTCGATCTATGACGACTATGCCCACCATCCAGCCGAGATCAGCGCGACTCTTGGCGCCGCGCGGATCGGTTGGAAGGGGCGCGTTATAGCGCTTTTCCAGCCCCACAGGTTCAGTCGTACCAGAGATCTCCTCCAGGATTTCGGTATGGCTTTTCACAATGCCGACAGGGTTCTTGTGTGTGATATCTACGCTGCCGGCGAAAAACAGGTGGACAACCTCACCGGCGAGAATGTGGCCGGTTCCATCACCAACCACGGCCACAGGAGCGCCGAGTACGTTGGCCCATGGGACGAGGCGGTGAAAATAGCCGTGGATGAACTGCAGGAGGGTGACCTTCTGCTCACTTTAGGCGCCGGTGATATCTGGAAGGCAGGTGAGCAGATCCTCGAGAGGCTGGGGAAATGA